One Pseudoalteromonas sp. UG3-2 DNA window includes the following coding sequences:
- a CDS encoding mechanosensitive ion channel family protein, which translates to MDAVLNWVNENSDLILHYSLQGVIALIIFFVGLKLAKLGAKLTEKAFTKRKVDKAVGSFVANIAYAIVFAATLLMALSQVGIETTSFIAILGAAGLAVGLALQGSLSNFASGVLIIILRPFKSGDYIEAGGKAGSVQKIEIFSTELRTPDNKVIIMPNSSIMSGAIVNYSREKTRRVDLVIGVGYDADLKQAKAVLKSVLDKESRLLKEPAYTVAVSELADSSVNFIVRPWVKTEDYWPVYWDLLEEIKIALDDADITIPFPQMDVHLHKDQ; encoded by the coding sequence ATGGATGCCGTTTTAAACTGGGTTAATGAAAACTCAGATCTAATTCTTCACTATTCGCTGCAAGGCGTAATAGCATTAATTATCTTTTTTGTTGGCCTCAAACTGGCCAAGCTTGGTGCTAAGCTCACCGAGAAAGCGTTCACCAAACGCAAAGTCGACAAAGCCGTGGGCTCATTTGTCGCTAACATTGCCTACGCTATCGTATTTGCTGCTACGTTACTTATGGCACTATCGCAAGTGGGGATTGAAACCACTTCATTTATTGCCATCTTAGGTGCTGCAGGTCTTGCTGTTGGTTTAGCGCTGCAAGGCTCACTATCTAACTTTGCATCGGGTGTGCTTATCATCATCCTGCGTCCATTTAAATCGGGCGATTATATTGAAGCCGGTGGTAAAGCAGGAAGCGTGCAAAAAATCGAAATCTTCTCCACTGAGCTGCGTACCCCAGACAACAAAGTCATCATCATGCCAAACTCTTCCATTATGTCTGGCGCTATCGTTAACTACTCACGTGAAAAAACACGTCGCGTAGACTTAGTCATTGGGGTTGGCTACGATGCCGATTTAAAACAAGCTAAAGCCGTATTAAAGTCCGTCCTCGACAAAGAATCACGCTTACTTAAAGAACCGGCCTATACCGTGGCTGTGTCAGAACTGGCCGACTCAAGCGTTAACTTTATTGTGCGCCCTTGGGTGAAAACCGAAGACTATTGGCCGGTATATTGGGACCTTCTTGAAGAAATTAAAATTGCATTAGACGATGCAGACATTACCATTCCATTTCCACAAATGGATGTTCACCTACACAAAGATCAGTAA
- a CDS encoding SLBB domain-containing protein: MFFRQCVLTIMVLFTSTALAFTPTAKQIEQFKKLPKSQQQLLAKQYGIDISTLNTAGNNKNTQQQETNAVPLPTEPEQSYLSENEKRFKPEVKKLKPFASELFKSDTFTSSHSGSVSVPQDYVLGVGDQLKISFFGQQNLEELVEVDGEGSITLSELGPINVTGMRYDSFKKLLQDKVSKELIGTSVYVSIGSLKKIRVLVVGEVEKPGSYALSALSNITHSLYASGGLTDIGSYRNIQLKRKGEVIRKLDLYDLLLNGDNADDVPLRAGDTVFVPSLKKQVTLEGAVRREAIFEVKQDESLAELLSMSGGMLASAYKDFISISRFTGGVKKVLEVQQGAFDSTQLQDGDAIKVATAATHYDNEVTLIGAVVRPGKYAWKPGMTVGELFNNSLHSVLPQADTGYGLVVSGGRFNDISMAQFNLIEQLTPNTDSDTKIELSKGDKVYVFSRFQYLEEEKQALRALDLTAEELEQQEKTRLWHLYESELYKAFVDTDAISKFNKIDKIDKIDKIDQTDKQQESEEQNAWSFMLKEQEAVANGKVPSPFSRISLLEPVIRKLQNQATPSNPLQVVTIQGHVKYPGNYPIAQNYTVKDAVEAAGGLLESAYLGTAELTKFSSKESMIVEHRSFELAQELQQPSIKIDSKDAINVLSVPKWMDENQITIKGEVKFPGSYTIKRGETLNSVLERAGGVTEFASVSGAVFTREEIKKQEELQLNRLTENLQREIASKSLQPSSESIAYSEVKQLLNDLSSIEAQGRLVINLPNILQGKQSLVLQDGDTLYIPQKRDSISVIGEVNYPASHLFEPGLTITEYLERSGGIKELADDESIYVIKANGAVYIPKGSWFAVNHEEKLNAGDTIVVPLNSNYMDNLTLWSTSTQIIYQLGVAAAAINNI; this comes from the coding sequence ATGTTTTTTAGACAGTGTGTTTTAACCATAATGGTGCTTTTCACAAGCACTGCGTTGGCATTTACACCCACCGCAAAACAAATAGAGCAGTTTAAAAAGCTACCTAAAAGTCAACAACAGTTGCTTGCTAAGCAATATGGTATAGACATCAGCACCTTAAACACTGCTGGCAATAATAAAAATACACAGCAGCAAGAAACCAATGCTGTACCACTACCAACAGAGCCAGAGCAAAGTTACTTATCTGAGAATGAAAAACGCTTCAAACCAGAAGTCAAAAAGCTAAAGCCTTTTGCAAGTGAGTTGTTCAAGAGTGATACATTCACTTCGTCTCATTCTGGGAGCGTGTCGGTCCCTCAAGACTATGTCCTAGGAGTTGGAGACCAACTTAAAATTAGCTTTTTTGGTCAACAGAACTTAGAAGAATTGGTAGAGGTAGACGGTGAGGGCAGTATAACGCTTTCTGAACTTGGCCCAATTAATGTAACTGGCATGCGCTATGACTCCTTTAAAAAATTATTACAAGATAAGGTGTCCAAAGAGCTTATCGGTACTTCTGTTTATGTTTCTATAGGGTCATTGAAAAAAATTCGTGTTTTAGTCGTAGGAGAAGTGGAGAAGCCAGGCAGTTACGCCTTATCCGCACTTTCAAATATTACCCACAGCTTATACGCCAGTGGAGGTTTAACAGATATTGGTTCATACAGAAACATTCAGCTTAAGCGCAAAGGTGAAGTGATTAGAAAACTTGACCTTTACGACTTGCTACTGAATGGCGATAACGCCGATGATGTGCCGCTGCGAGCAGGTGACACCGTGTTTGTCCCCAGTTTAAAAAAGCAAGTCACATTGGAAGGGGCGGTGAGAAGAGAAGCGATTTTTGAAGTAAAACAAGATGAATCGCTAGCCGAGCTTCTCTCTATGTCTGGGGGCATGCTTGCTTCAGCGTATAAAGACTTTATCAGTATTAGCCGCTTTACGGGTGGGGTTAAAAAAGTGCTCGAAGTGCAGCAAGGTGCTTTTGACTCAACTCAGTTACAAGACGGTGACGCAATAAAAGTGGCCACAGCGGCGACCCACTACGATAACGAAGTCACTCTAATTGGAGCCGTGGTACGTCCTGGCAAGTATGCCTGGAAGCCAGGAATGACCGTTGGTGAGCTATTTAATAACTCACTTCACTCTGTGCTACCTCAGGCGGATACTGGCTACGGTTTAGTGGTCAGTGGTGGGCGCTTTAATGATATTTCAATGGCGCAGTTTAACTTAATTGAGCAGCTAACACCCAATACCGACAGTGATACGAAAATTGAGCTTAGCAAAGGCGATAAAGTCTATGTATTTAGCCGCTTTCAATACCTAGAAGAAGAAAAGCAGGCGCTTAGAGCTTTAGACCTCACCGCAGAAGAGCTTGAACAACAGGAAAAAACCAGATTGTGGCATCTCTACGAAAGCGAGCTTTATAAAGCCTTTGTCGATACCGATGCAATTTCTAAATTTAATAAAATAGACAAAATAGACAAAATAGACAAAATAGACCAAACAGACAAGCAGCAGGAATCAGAAGAGCAAAACGCTTGGTCTTTTATGCTCAAAGAGCAAGAGGCTGTAGCCAACGGTAAAGTGCCTAGCCCTTTCTCAAGAATTTCTTTGCTAGAGCCTGTTATTAGGAAGTTACAAAACCAAGCTACTCCAAGTAACCCTTTACAGGTTGTGACGATTCAGGGGCATGTCAAATACCCAGGTAACTATCCAATAGCGCAAAACTACACAGTGAAAGATGCGGTAGAAGCTGCTGGCGGCTTATTAGAGTCCGCTTATTTAGGCACAGCAGAGCTCACCAAGTTTAGTAGTAAAGAGTCAATGATTGTTGAGCACCGCTCTTTTGAATTGGCCCAAGAACTACAACAACCATCAATAAAAATAGACAGTAAAGATGCTATCAACGTCCTTTCAGTACCAAAATGGATGGATGAGAATCAAATCACCATTAAAGGTGAAGTTAAATTCCCAGGCTCATATACGATTAAGCGTGGCGAAACACTCAACAGTGTATTAGAAAGAGCAGGCGGAGTAACTGAGTTTGCTTCAGTATCAGGTGCCGTTTTCACTCGAGAAGAAATAAAAAAACAAGAGGAATTACAGCTAAATAGACTGACAGAAAACTTACAGCGCGAGATTGCTTCTAAGAGTTTACAGCCGAGCTCAGAAAGTATTGCTTACTCGGAAGTAAAGCAGCTCCTAAATGACTTAAGTAGTATCGAAGCACAAGGCCGACTGGTGATAAATCTACCCAATATTCTTCAGGGGAAACAAAGCCTAGTACTACAAGATGGCGATACGCTTTATATTCCACAAAAAAGAGACTCGATTAGCGTCATCGGTGAGGTTAATTACCCAGCATCTCATCTATTTGAACCAGGCCTTACTATTACAGAATACCTCGAGCGCAGCGGTGGAATTAAAGAACTGGCTGATGATGAAAGTATTTACGTTATTAAAGCAAATGGTGCTGTCTATATTCCAAAAGGCAGTTGGTTTGCCGTTAATCATGAAGAGAAGTTAAATGCCGGCGACACCATTGTGGTGCCGCTCAATTCAAATTACATGGATAACTTAACGCTTTGGAGCACCAGTACTCAGATTATTTATCAACTTGGCGTTGCTGCTGCAGCAATCAATAACATCTAA
- a CDS encoding family 20 glycosylhydrolase gives MTIKTTLLGAMLAGYSLCSHAALTQQQLDDFTKATHFQFAVESNFGKSAGGFDGSITLRNDSSVGLPKGKSDWQIYLHSVRNITTGVSNGLQFEHINGDLHRITPTAEFQGLAPGQQLNIPFKGTAWVAAYTDFMPRAFMVAGDNTPAIFANTDSEEVQNFIAPIEREEQLKRYNTPTDYTKIANAELRYERNAANHTVSKQEALRRIIPKPQYIDFNRGDITLDKSWQIRFAGRLKSEVAVFQEDLSEYGLTLEAEPDHIPAGDLPTIYLSVDKNLETSVSSGAYTLEIDDDVVRIVGIDNAGVFYGIQSLLALFPANSQGQISVSHVEIKDEPRFGWRGMHYDNARNYHGKAALFKLLEQMARYKLNKFHWHFSDDEGWRLEIPGLPELTEVGGQRCFDLQERECLLTQLGTGPFKSGSGNGYLSRSDFIELLKFAHARHIEIIPEIESPGHARAAIKSMEARYHNLMAAGKPEQAKAYLLTDFEDTSEYSTVQFYNDNSINVCLDSSYAFMEKVVYELQQMYREAGTLLKTVHFGGDEVGKGSWTESPACNALFAVADNGVAGPSDLKPYFTQKVAKLLDKRGIRPAAWEDGLMYNRTTTFKRDEFPNAQFLVNTWDNIWEWGVADRAHRFANNDYQVILSHGTHLYFDHPYEAHPEERGYYWATRYIDTKKTFSYMPEHIYANADYSRNREPIENLEALVGRALPALEKPENILGVQGQVWGETIRTEAQLMRLIFPRLLSLAERAWHKASWEGLQLDSEQRDKDYSRFAAALALKEIAKLQNDGIQPNLPVPGAKVVLGKLEANSAFPFLAIEVSVDGGESWQPYTDQMSVDDASNVLLRTRAGAKNTSRVTGLK, from the coding sequence ATGACAATAAAAACGACTTTGCTAGGCGCGATGCTCGCAGGCTATTCATTATGTAGCCACGCCGCATTAACTCAGCAGCAGCTCGACGATTTTACCAAGGCAACGCATTTTCAATTTGCAGTAGAGAGTAACTTTGGTAAAAGCGCCGGTGGCTTTGACGGCAGCATAACCCTGCGCAATGATTCCAGCGTCGGCCTACCTAAAGGTAAAAGTGACTGGCAAATCTATCTTCACTCCGTTCGTAATATCACTACAGGTGTCAGTAATGGCCTGCAGTTTGAACACATTAATGGTGACTTACACCGCATCACGCCAACTGCAGAGTTTCAAGGCCTAGCCCCAGGACAACAGCTAAACATACCATTTAAGGGCACCGCTTGGGTTGCCGCCTACACCGACTTTATGCCACGGGCATTTATGGTAGCGGGCGATAACACGCCGGCCATTTTCGCCAATACCGACAGCGAAGAGGTGCAAAACTTTATTGCGCCTATTGAGCGTGAAGAGCAATTAAAGCGCTATAACACCCCCACAGATTACACCAAAATCGCCAATGCCGAGCTACGCTATGAGCGCAACGCAGCAAACCACACGGTATCGAAACAAGAAGCGCTGCGACGAATTATTCCCAAGCCTCAGTACATTGACTTTAATCGCGGCGACATTACCCTCGATAAAAGCTGGCAAATTCGCTTTGCCGGACGCTTAAAATCCGAAGTGGCGGTATTTCAAGAAGACTTAAGCGAGTATGGCTTAACGCTTGAGGCCGAGCCCGATCATATTCCAGCTGGAGACTTGCCTACGATTTACCTCAGTGTGGATAAAAACCTAGAAACCTCGGTAAGCTCAGGGGCTTATACTTTAGAAATAGACGATGACGTGGTCCGTATTGTGGGCATCGACAATGCCGGCGTATTTTACGGTATTCAAAGCTTGCTGGCGCTTTTCCCGGCCAATAGCCAAGGCCAAATCAGCGTGTCTCATGTAGAAATAAAAGATGAGCCCCGTTTTGGTTGGCGTGGAATGCATTACGATAATGCTCGTAATTACCACGGCAAAGCGGCTTTATTTAAACTGCTGGAGCAAATGGCGCGCTACAAGCTTAACAAATTCCACTGGCATTTCTCTGACGATGAAGGCTGGCGCTTAGAGATCCCAGGGCTCCCCGAGTTAACCGAGGTGGGCGGCCAGCGCTGCTTTGACTTACAAGAACGTGAATGCTTACTTACCCAGCTTGGCACTGGGCCGTTTAAATCTGGTAGTGGTAATGGCTATCTATCGCGCAGCGACTTTATTGAACTACTTAAGTTTGCCCATGCCAGACACATTGAAATTATTCCAGAAATTGAAAGCCCAGGCCACGCACGAGCTGCCATTAAGTCGATGGAGGCGCGCTACCATAACCTGATGGCGGCGGGGAAACCCGAGCAAGCCAAAGCGTATTTGCTGACCGATTTTGAAGACACCTCCGAATACTCCACAGTGCAATTCTATAATGATAATTCCATTAATGTTTGCCTCGACTCCAGCTACGCCTTTATGGAAAAAGTGGTGTACGAACTGCAACAAATGTATCGTGAAGCGGGCACCTTACTAAAAACCGTTCACTTTGGTGGCGATGAAGTAGGAAAAGGCTCTTGGACCGAGTCACCGGCTTGTAATGCACTGTTTGCGGTGGCAGATAATGGCGTTGCAGGGCCGAGCGATCTTAAGCCTTACTTTACCCAAAAAGTAGCTAAATTGTTGGATAAGCGAGGGATCAGGCCAGCCGCTTGGGAAGATGGCCTAATGTATAACCGCACCACCACCTTTAAGCGCGACGAATTTCCTAACGCGCAGTTCTTGGTGAACACCTGGGATAATATTTGGGAGTGGGGGGTAGCCGACCGCGCTCACCGCTTTGCCAATAACGATTACCAAGTGATTTTATCTCATGGTACCCATTTATACTTTGATCACCCTTACGAGGCCCACCCAGAAGAGCGCGGTTACTATTGGGCAACACGTTACATTGATACCAAAAAAACCTTCTCATATATGCCAGAACATATTTACGCCAATGCCGACTATAGTCGCAACCGTGAGCCCATAGAAAACCTTGAAGCCTTAGTGGGCCGTGCGCTTCCAGCGCTAGAAAAGCCAGAAAACATTCTCGGTGTACAAGGCCAAGTGTGGGGGGAAACCATCCGCACAGAGGCACAATTAATGCGACTTATCTTCCCGCGTTTATTGTCGCTAGCAGAACGTGCTTGGCATAAAGCGTCATGGGAAGGCCTGCAACTGGATAGCGAGCAGCGTGATAAAGATTATTCACGCTTTGCCGCGGCGCTAGCACTAAAGGAAATTGCCAAACTGCAAAACGATGGCATTCAGCCAAATTTACCAGTACCGGGCGCTAAAGTGGTGTTGGGTAAGCTAGAAGCCAATAGCGCATTTCCATTTTTAGCCATTGAGGTGAGTGTGGATGGTGGTGAGTCATGGCAGCCATACACTGATCAGATGAGTGTTGATGATGCCAGCAACGTACTACTCAGAACTCGTGCTGGAGCAAAAAACACCAGTCGAGTCACTGGGTTAAAGTAA
- a CDS encoding Wzz/FepE/Etk N-terminal domain-containing protein, which translates to MALLLQQSITSNLGKREMSKVNNEDVSIGDIFNIVKKRLFIVVAVTAVFIGLGVVFALSKPNVYQSQVLLSPASNPSGGSAGLSGQIGGLAALAGVQLGGGAADKSLLHIERFKSRVFLTKFIAAHDLKKKLYAVQNYSWESNKLVYDPEKLAQLEQGNPDFVSLNRVFELFIEDNFKLELDSKTGLIKLAVLHQSPNVAKEITDLLVKDINQEIRQEEIIDANKSIDYLETALENTNVLETKKMFYQLIEQQHRTKMLASVKKEYAFKVIDPAIVPERKYGPNRALIVVIFALLGGVLATGGVIVFGLRAMNNQEQK; encoded by the coding sequence TTGGCGTTGCTGCTGCAGCAATCAATAACATCTAATCTGGGGAAGCGTGAAATGTCAAAAGTGAATAATGAAGACGTCTCAATTGGCGATATTTTCAATATCGTGAAAAAGCGACTATTTATTGTGGTTGCTGTGACTGCTGTATTCATTGGTTTAGGTGTTGTATTTGCATTATCGAAGCCAAATGTATATCAATCTCAGGTACTGCTAAGTCCGGCCAGTAATCCCTCTGGTGGAAGTGCTGGGTTATCAGGGCAAATCGGAGGCTTAGCTGCCTTAGCTGGGGTACAACTTGGAGGGGGGGCTGCGGATAAATCGCTGCTGCATATAGAGCGTTTCAAAAGCCGAGTATTTTTAACCAAGTTTATTGCAGCTCATGATTTAAAAAAGAAGCTATATGCGGTACAAAATTATTCTTGGGAGAGTAATAAGCTGGTTTATGACCCTGAAAAACTGGCTCAGTTAGAGCAAGGAAATCCAGACTTTGTCTCTCTAAATCGAGTATTTGAATTATTTATCGAAGATAACTTCAAACTGGAACTAGACTCTAAAACCGGCTTAATCAAGTTGGCTGTTTTGCATCAGTCACCTAATGTTGCAAAAGAGATCACTGATTTACTAGTTAAAGATATAAATCAAGAAATCCGTCAGGAAGAAATTATAGATGCCAATAAAAGCATCGACTATCTAGAAACCGCGCTTGAGAATACCAATGTGCTAGAGACCAAAAAAATGTTCTATCAACTGATCGAACAGCAGCACCGTACCAAAATGTTAGCCAGCGTAAAAAAAGAGTATGCTTTTAAAGTAATCGACCCAGCAATTGTTCCAGAACGCAAATATGGTCCAAATAGAGCTCTGATAGTGGTCATATTTGCGCTGCTTGGTGGTGTGCTTGCTACTGGTGGGGTGATTGTGTTTGGTCTCAGAGCAATGAATAATCAAGAACAAAAGTAG
- a CDS encoding DUF481 domain-containing protein — protein MKLKVLTCSILMAVSATAAAEDKAKKPKKVWDVTSEVGAIITSGNTETTTLKGGIKAKHNLTNWHNEYKLDGFFKEDKRENDAGESVTERTNEKYSASVQGNYKLNDDNSHLFVFGSYVSDYFGAYRSEAVASVGYGQQLFANDDMFLDAEIGPGVKRFEHQEDSTELDENGNLLAGTSESEFIGVAKLNYQWQISDNARFTQLVAVEYGDTNTKTTSESALLTKINGSLQMKVAYNLIHNSDVAEGKENTDTETSLTLVYSF, from the coding sequence ATGAAATTAAAGGTTTTAACCTGTTCTATTCTAATGGCTGTTAGCGCCACCGCAGCAGCTGAAGATAAAGCAAAGAAACCAAAGAAAGTTTGGGATGTGACCAGTGAAGTGGGCGCCATTATCACTAGCGGTAACACGGAAACCACGACTCTTAAAGGTGGCATTAAAGCAAAACATAACCTAACTAACTGGCACAACGAGTACAAGCTTGACGGTTTCTTTAAAGAAGATAAGCGCGAGAACGACGCTGGTGAAAGCGTCACTGAGCGAACCAATGAAAAGTACTCTGCCTCTGTGCAAGGTAACTACAAGCTAAACGACGACAACAGCCACTTATTCGTATTTGGCTCATATGTGTCGGATTACTTTGGTGCTTACCGCAGTGAAGCCGTGGCTTCCGTTGGTTATGGCCAACAACTGTTTGCCAACGACGACATGTTCTTGGATGCTGAAATTGGTCCGGGTGTAAAACGTTTTGAGCACCAAGAAGACAGCACTGAACTGGACGAAAACGGCAATCTACTGGCCGGCACATCAGAAAGCGAGTTCATCGGTGTTGCTAAGTTAAACTACCAATGGCAAATCTCCGACAATGCTCGGTTTACTCAGCTGGTTGCCGTGGAATATGGTGATACCAACACTAAAACCACTTCTGAGTCCGCATTGTTAACCAAAATCAATGGCTCACTGCAAATGAAAGTGGCTTATAACCTAATCCACAACTCAGATGTAGCTGAAGGCAAAGAAAACACAGATACAGAAACTTCATTGACCTTGGTTTACAGTTTCTAG
- the nagP gene encoding N-acetylglucosamine MFS transporter NagP, with the protein MEATVSNTTKRSNAIPMAIVAAMFFILGFVTWLNGSLMPYLEQVLKLTPFQSSFILFSFYIAVTVTAVPSALVIRKVGYKNGMAIAIAMMMCAALLYIPAAKTQMFALFLFAQFTMGIGQTLLQTAVNPYVVRIGPEESAAVRVSIMGILNKGAGIVAPLVFTALVLSNFTDMAGKELTQADIDAMANGLVGPYLGLAAFIGLFALGIKFAPLPELEDEHGNEAHGSVREALQHPNLKLGVIALFLYVAVEVIAGDTIGSFALALGVEKYSVMTSYTMACMVTGYILGILLIPRVISQEKALTASAVLGVLLTLAISFGSPESFIISDIFGLKQLPDILLMVAILGLANAIMWPAIWPLALSGLGKLTSVGSGLLVMGIAGGAFGPVFLGLAKGTSGTVESQQIAHLVMLPCYLFIIFYAVKGHKIKKKA; encoded by the coding sequence ATGGAAGCTACCGTGTCGAATACAACCAAACGAAGTAACGCTATCCCGATGGCGATAGTGGCCGCCATGTTCTTTATTCTGGGTTTTGTCACCTGGCTCAATGGCTCACTGATGCCATACCTTGAGCAAGTGCTAAAGCTCACCCCGTTCCAATCTTCATTTATTCTCTTTTCTTTTTATATTGCGGTAACGGTAACTGCGGTTCCGTCGGCGCTGGTGATCCGCAAAGTCGGTTATAAAAATGGTATGGCCATCGCCATTGCGATGATGATGTGTGCGGCTTTGCTGTATATTCCGGCGGCAAAAACCCAAATGTTTGCGCTGTTTTTGTTTGCTCAGTTTACTATGGGAATTGGCCAAACTTTACTGCAAACTGCGGTTAACCCTTATGTGGTGCGTATTGGACCTGAAGAGTCGGCTGCGGTACGCGTGAGTATTATGGGGATCCTCAATAAAGGAGCCGGCATCGTTGCACCATTGGTGTTTACGGCTCTGGTTCTAAGTAACTTTACCGACATGGCTGGCAAAGAGTTAACTCAAGCCGACATCGACGCCATGGCTAATGGTTTAGTAGGCCCATATTTAGGGCTTGCTGCCTTTATCGGTTTATTTGCGTTAGGAATTAAGTTTGCGCCACTGCCTGAGCTTGAAGACGAGCATGGCAATGAAGCGCATGGCTCGGTACGAGAAGCCTTACAGCACCCGAATCTTAAACTAGGTGTGATTGCGCTGTTTTTATACGTAGCCGTGGAAGTGATAGCTGGCGACACCATTGGCTCGTTTGCCCTGGCGCTCGGAGTAGAAAAGTACAGTGTGATGACGTCTTACACCATGGCGTGTATGGTAACGGGTTATATTTTAGGTATCCTTTTGATCCCACGTGTGATTTCACAAGAAAAAGCACTCACTGCCTCAGCGGTATTAGGCGTACTGCTGACCTTAGCCATTTCCTTTGGCAGCCCAGAGTCATTTATTATTTCGGATATATTTGGATTGAAACAATTACCTGATATTCTACTTATGGTTGCCATATTGGGTTTAGCCAACGCTATTATGTGGCCCGCAATTTGGCCCCTCGCATTATCTGGACTTGGCAAGCTAACCAGTGTAGGCTCAGGGTTATTGGTGATGGGAATTGCCGGCGGCGCATTTGGTCCAGTATTTTTGGGCCTAGCAAAAGGCACCTCAGGCACCGTAGAATCACAGCAAATAGCACACCTAGTGATGCTACCTTGCTACCTCTTTATTATCTTCTATGCGGTTAAAGGCCATAAAATAAAAAAGAAAGCATAG